From Piscinibacter gummiphilus:
CCGCACCCGTCAAGCAGTGAGCCCTCCAGATCGTTACGTCGTCGCCGGCAACCCGGTCGAACACAGCCAGTCGCCCTTCATCCACGCCCAGTTCGCCCAGGCGACCGGGCAAGCCGTGGCCTACGACCGGCTGCTGTGCCCGCTCGATGGCTTCGAGGCCACGGTGCAGGCCTTTGCCGAAAGCGGCGGGCGCGGCTGCAACGTGACGGTGCCGTTCAAGATCGACGCCTACCGCCTGGCCGCGCGCCGAAGCCGGCGCGCCACGCTGGCCCAGGCCGCCAACGTGCTGCGCTTCGACGCCGAGGGCTGGTACGCCGACAACAGCGACGGCATCGGCCTCGTGCGCGACATCGAGCGCAACGCCGGCATCGTCCTGAAGGGCCGACGTGTGCTGCTGGTCGGCGCGGGTGGGGCCGCCGCGGGCGCGCTCGGGCCGCTGATCGAAGCCGGCCCGCAGGAGATCGTGGTCGCCAACCGCAGTGTCGACAAGGCCGAGGCGCTGGTGCAGCGGCATGCCGAGCTGGCGCATGCCCACGGCGTGACGCTCTTCGCCCGCTCCCTGCAGGCGGCCGGCAAGGCTTTCGATGTCGTGATCAACGCCACCGCGACCAGCCTGAATGGCGCGGCCATCCCGGTTCCTGCCAGCGTGCTGAGCCGCGGCGGCCTGGCGCTCGACATGATGTACGGCCCGGCCACCCAGGGCTTTCTGCAATGGGCCGAGCAGCACGGCGCCAAGGCGCGCGACGGCCTGGGCATGCTGGTCGAGCAGGCGGCCGAAGCCTTCCACATCTGGCGCGGCATCAACCCCGAGACAGCGCCGGTGCTCGCGGCGCTGCGCGCCCGACTGGCGTCCTCATGAGCGGCGTCGTGCGGCATCTGTTGCGTGTGATCGGCCTGGTGGTGGTGTGCGGCGTGTCGCTGCAGGTCTACTTTCTCGCGCGCATCGGGATGATGAGCGTCGTCGATCCGCAGTCCACCACCTTCCAGCGCTCGGAGATTCGCCGCATCGTGGCCACGCAGCACCAGCTGCTGTGGAGCCAGCGGTGGGTGGATGACGAGCGCATCTCCGACCACCTCAAGCGTGCGGTGATCGCCTCGGAAGACGCAGGCTTCACCGAGCACAGCGGCGTCGAATGGGAGGCGCTGGAAAAGGCGTGGGAGAAAAACCTGCGCGCCGAAGCGCAGGCCGAGCGTGTCAATGAACGCCAGGCGAAGCAGGCGGCGCGCAGCAACCGCCCGCCACCCGAGAAGCCCAAGGCCACGCCCAAGATCGTCGGCGGCTCCACCATCACCCAGCAGCTGGCGAAGAACCTCTTCCTCAGTGGCGAGCGCAACTTCCTGCGCAAGGGCCAGGAGTTCGTCATCACCTTCATGCTCGAAGGCACGCTCTCCAAGCGGCGCATCCTCGAGATCTATCTCAACAACGTGGAGTGGGGCGAAGGCCTCTTCGGCGCGCATGCCGCGGCGCGCCACTACTTCCACGTCGATGCCGACAAGCTCGGCGCCTACCCTGCGGCGCGGCTTGCGGTCATGCTGCCCGCACCCAAACGCTTCGAGAAACGGCCCAACTCGGCCTATGTGATGGGCCGCGCCAGCACCGTCGTCGCCCGCATGGGCGCAGTGGAATTGCCCTGAGCCCGCGGGCCCCGGCTTCCTAGAATCCCGCACATGGGCTCCCAACTCAGCGCCGAAGTGGCCAGCACGGCCGCGCGCCTCATCGTCGAAGAAGGCATGGAGTACGGCCCGGCCAAGCGCCGCGCGGCCAAGCTGCTCGGCCGAGGCAGCGTGCGCTCGGTCGACCTTCCGGGCAACGACGAGGTGGAAGACGAGGTGCGCTCGTACATCGAACTCTTCTGCGCCGACACCCAGCCGGGCGAGCTGCTCGCGCTGCGCAAGGTTGCGCTCCTGTGGATGGAGCGCCTGCAGGACATGCGGCCCTATTTGACCGGCGCCGTCTGGCGCGGCACGGCCACCCGGCTCTCCAGCGTGCACCTGCAACTCTATTGCGACGACTCCAAGCAGGCCGAGCTGACGCTCATCGACAAGCGGGTCGACTACGACGTGGGCACGATCGGCGGCCCGCGGGGCGAGCCGATCGACGTGCTGACCGTCAGCACCATGAGCCCCGAGTTGGGCGAAGCCGTGACCGTGCACATGAGCATCCTTGACCACGACGACGTGCGCGGCGCGCTGAAGTCCGATGCGCGAGGCCAGTCCGAGCGGGGCGACCTGGCGGCGCTGCGCCGCCTGCTGGAAGCGAGCGCGCCATGAACCGACGCCATGCCCTTCTGACCGGCGGTGTGGCATTGGCCGGTGCGGCGGCCGGCGCCGGCTGGGCCTGGTGGCGCCACCGCGAGACCGCGGCCGACGCAGGCGCCGAGCAAGCCCTCTGGCAAGAGCGCTTCGAGCGCCCGGAAGGCGGCGAGCTGATGATGTCGGCCCTGCGCGGCCAGCCCTTGGTGCTGAACTTCTGGGCCACCTGGTGCGCACCGTGCGTCAAGGAAATGCCTCTGCTCGACGCTTTCTACAAAGAGCACAAAGCCAAAGGCTGGCAGGTGGTCGGTCTCGCGATCGACAGCCCGACCCCGGTCCGCGAGTTTCTGGGCAAGCTGCCGATCACCTTTCCGATCGGCTTGGCCGGGCTGAACGGCGTGGACCTGAATCGAGCCCTGGGCAACCCGAGCGGTGCGTTGCCGTTCAGCGTGGCGTTCGACCGCCAGGGAATGGTCATCTTCCGCAAACTGGGCCTGCTCAAGCCCGAAGACCTGGCGCAATGGGCCGAAAAGTTCGCCTCCGGGCAATAAATTGCCTTCGTGCGCGGATCAGCACTCAAAAACGCGTAAAGTTCGGCCTTCGCTTTTGAAGCGAGCCCGGCTTCATGCAAATCCTCGTCCTTCACGGCCCGAATCTCAACCTGCTCGGCACGCGCGAGCCGGCGGTCTATGGCTCAACGACTTTGGATCAGATCAACGCAGAACTTGCGAAGATCGCCGCCGATGCTGGCGCCAAGCTGGAAAGCTTCCAGAGCAACCACGAAGGCGCCCTGATCGACCGTGTGCAAGCCGCGCGGCTCGACGGCACTGACTTCGTGATCATCAACCCCGGCGCCTTCACGCACACGAGCGTGGCGCTGCGTGATGCGTTCGCGGGTGTCGCCATCCCGTTCATCGAAGTGCACCTGTCGAATGTGCACCGTCGCGAGCCGTTCCGCCACCATTCTTATTTTTCCGATCTCGCTGAAGGCGTGATCGTCGGGCTGGGCGCCGATGGATACCGCCTGGCCCTGGGCCATGCGCTCAAGCGCGGCCCGAAGGCCTAGACCAAGGCCCACACCGGCGCGTCGCCCTCGACGGTGACCGACGCCGCCTCATAACGACAGGAGTTGGAGAACACATGGACCTGCGCAAACTGAAGACGCTGATCGACCTGGTGTCTGAATCGAACATCTCCGAGCTTGAGATCACCGAAGCCGACGGCAAGGTGCGCATCGTCAAGAGCGACCCGGCCGCTGCCGTGGCCGCTCAGCCGGTGGTCTACCAGGCCGCGCCGCCGCAAGTGGCTGCCGCGCCTGTGGCGACCCCGGCGGCACCTGTGGTGGCTGCCGCGCCCGAAGCCCCGGCCGCACCGACCGGCCACATCGTCAAGTCGCCGATGGTCGGCACCTTCTACGGGGCGGCCAGCCCAGGCGCCAAGCCCTTCGCCACCGTCGGCACGGTGGTCAAGGAAGGCGACCCGATTTGCATCATCGAAGCGATGAAGATCATGAACGAGATCGAAGCCGACAAGGCCGGCACGGTCACGCAGGTGCTGGCGCAGAACGGCCAGGCCGTGGAATTCGGGCAGCCCTTGTTCGTCATCGAATAAGGCGCGGCTCATGTTCAAGAAAATTCTCATCGCCAACCGGGGCGAGATCGCACTGCGAATCCAGCGCGCGTGCCGCGAGATGGGCGTCAAGTCGGTCGTCGTCTATTCCGAAGCCGACCGCGACGCCAAGTACGTGAAGCTCGCCGACGAGGCCGTGTGCATCGGCCCGGCCGCGTCATCCCACAGTTATCTCAACATGCCGGCGATCATCTCGACGGCCGAAGTGACCGACGCCGAGGCCATCCACCCCGGCTACGGCTTCCTGTCGGAGAACGCCGACTTCGCCGAGCGCGTGGAGCAAAGCGGCTTCACTTTCATCGGCCCGACGCCCGAGTCCATCCGCATCATGGGCGACAAGGTCTCGGCCAAGCAGGCCATGATCAAGTCGGGCGTGCCGTGCGTGCCCGGCTCCGAAGGTGCACTGCCCGATGACCCGAAGGAGATCGTGAAGATCGGCCGCGCGGTCGGTTACCCGGTGATCATCAAGGCCGCCGGTGGCGGCGGTGGCCGCGGCATGCGCGTGGTGCACACCGAAGCCGCGCTGCTGCACGCGGTGCAGACCACCAAGGCCGAAGCGGGTGCCGCCTTCGGCAACCCGGCGGTCTACATGGAGAAGTTCCTAGAGAACCCGCGCCACATCGAGATCCAGGTGCTCGCCGACGAGCACAAGAACGCCGTGTGGCTCGGCGAGCGCGACTGCTCCATGCAGCGCCGCCACCAGAAGATCATCGAGGAAGCGCCGGCGCCGGGCATCCCGCGTCGCGTGATCGAGCGCATCGGCGAGCGCTGCGCTGCCGCCTGCAAGAAGATCGGCTACCGCGGTGCCGGCACCTTCGAGTTCCTCTACGAGAACGGCGAGTTCTACTTCATCGAGATGAACACCCGCGTGCAGGTGGAGCACCCGGTGACCGAACTCGTGACCGGCGTCGACATCGTGCAGATGCAGATCCGCGTGGCGGCCGGCGAGAAGCTGCCCTTCACGCAACGCCAGATCGAGATGCGCGGCCACGCCATCGAGTGCCGCGTGAACGCCGAGGACCCGTACAAGTTCACCCCGTCGCCAGGACGCATCACGACCTGGCACGCGCCGGGCGGGCCTGGCGTGCGCGTGGACTCGCATGCGTACACCAACTACTTCGTGCCGCCCAACTACGACTCGATGATCGGCAAGATCATCACGCACGGCGACACGCGCGACCAGGCCTTGGCGCGCATGCGCATTGCGCTGTCGGAGACGGTGGTCGAAGGCATCCTCACCAACATTCCGCTTCACCGTGAGTTGATGGCCGATGCCAAGTTCATCGAGGGTGGAACCAGCATCCATTACCTCGAGGGCTGGATGGCTCAACACAAGCGCTGAGCCATGCTGGAGCTGTTGCTCGTCGTGCCTGAAGCGCTGGTGGAGCCGGTTTCCGATGCGCTGATGGACGAACTCGAGGCGCTCTCGGTGTCGGTGGAAGACGCCGACGCCGACACCGCCCTCGAGCAGGCACTCTTCGGCGAGCCTGGCATGCCGGCGCCGCGCGGTGGCTGGCAACGCTCGGTGGTGAAGGCGCTGTTCGAGCGCGAAGAGACCGCCACCGAAGCGGCCACGCTGCTGCTCGCACAAGAGTGGGCACAAGACGTCCACGTGCAGTCGCTGCAGGCCGTGCCTGACCAGGACTGGGTGCGCCTGACGCAATCGCAATTCGCCCCCGTTCCGATCACGCCGGACTTCTGGATCGTGCCGAGCTGGCACGAGCCTCCCGCGCAGGCGACGACGCTCATCCGCCTCGACCCCGGCCTCGCCTTCGGCACCGGCACGCACCCCACCACCCGCATGTGCCTGCGCTGGACCGCACAGCACGCCGCACCCTGGCCACGCGTGCTCGACTACGGCTGCGGCTCGGGCATCCTCGCCATCGGTGCGGCACTTCACGGCGCACAGCAGGTCGACGCGGTCGACATTGATCCGGCCGCCGTGGTGTCGACGAAGGCCAACGCGAGCGCCAACAGCGTGACGGTCAACGCCGGTCTGCCCGAGGCGGCGAGCGGCGAGTACGAGCTCGTGCTCGCCAACATCCTCGCCACGCCCCTCAAGCTGCTGGCCCCGTTGCTGTGTGGCCATGTGCGGCCCGGCGGCCACCTCGTGCTGGCCGGCATCCTCGAGCGGCAGGCCGACGAGTTGAAAGAGGCCTATGCCCCCTGGTGCGCACTCGAGGTCAGTGACACCGAGGATGGGTGGATCCTGATGACGGCCCAACGGCGCGTGTGATGCGGCATGGCATGATTTCGCCATGAGCCTGGCCACGCGTTGCATCTCCTGCGGCACCGTCTTTAGAGTCGTTCAAGACCAGCTCAAGGTTTCCGAAGGCTGGGTGCGCTGCGGCCGCTGCAACGAGGTCTTCAACGCGATAGAAGGCTTGTTCGACCTGGAGCGCGACGCGCCGCCCAACTGGAAGCCGCCCCCTGCTCCGCCTGCCCCACCGGCCGCCTCCGTCGCCGCCTCGTACGACCCGCAGTCCGAGCCGCCCGACGACGACGATGTCTTTCAGCTGAGTGACAACGACCGCATCCACTCGCGCTTCTTCCAGCCCGAGCAGGCCGATGTCGACCTGACTCCGGCGCAAGCGGTCAAGCGCCGCGACAAGCGCGACTTCGCCGAAGCACGCTTCAACGAAGCCCTGCTCGACGAGCAACCGCTCGAGTCCGAGACCCGGCGCAAAGGCGGCGGCACCGGCATTCCACGTTCGTCGGTGAAGGCGGCGCGTGCGCAGCTCGAAGCCGCACGCCGTGGGCCGGGCTTCGTGCAACAGGCCAAGCAGCGCGCGCGCTGGCGCAGCCCGGGCATGCGCGCGCTGCTGGGCCTGCTGTTCCTATTGCTGGCCGCCACGCTGGTCGGCCAGGCCGGCTACCACTTCCGCGACCTTTGGGCGGCACGTTGGCCTGCCACCCGGCCCGCCTTGGCGCTCGGCTGCCAATGGCTCGACTGCCAGTTGCAGCCGCCGCGCCGCATCGACGACGTGGTGGTCGAGAGCAGCACCTTGTCGCCGGCCCCCGGGGGCAACGGCTACCGGCTGTCGCTCGTGTTGCGCAACCGCGGCGCGATGACGCTTGCCATGCCCTCGATCGACCTCAAGCTCACCGACTCGACGGAGCAGCTGCTCGCGCGCAGAGCGCTTGCGCCCAGCGACTTCCGCGTCAACCCGCCGGTGCTGGCACCGGGCAGCGAGTCCAACCTGCAGCTGATCTTTTCCTCATCGGACCCGCGCCGCGTCAACGGCTACACCGTCGAAGCCTTCTACCCCTGACGGCGACTGGGCCCGCATCATTCCTTCCACGGAGTTCTTCCATGTCTGCACTCATCTGCGGTTCGCTCGCCTTCGACACCATCACAACCTTCCCGGGGCGCTTTGCCGAGCAGATCCTGCCGGAGCAGGTGCACATCCTGAACGTGTCGTTCCTCGTGCCCACACTGCGCCGCGAGTTCGGTGGCTGCGCCGGCAACATCGCCTACACGCTGCGCCAGCTCGGCGGTGAGCCGCTCGTGATGGCCGCCGTGGGCGCCGACGGGCAGGACTATTTGGCGCGTCTCAAGACCTGGGGTGCAAGCACGGAGTTCGTTTGCACAGTGACGGAGACCTACACCGCGCAGGCCATCATCATCACCGACCAGGACAACAACCAGATCACCGCCTTTCACCCGGGTGCAATGCAGTCGGCCCACCTCACTGCGGTGCCTGCGGGGCGCCCGGACATCGCCATCGGCATCGTCGCACCTGACGGGCGCGACGCAATGCTGCAGCACGCCGAGCAGTTCTCGAAGGCCGGTGTGCCCTTCATCTTCGATCCGGGCCAGGGCCTGCCGATGTTCAACGGCGAAGAACTCAACGCCTTCGTGCAGCAGGCCACCTGGGTGGCCGTCAACGACTATGAAGGCCGCATGCTGTGCGAGCGCACCGGCAAGTCGCTCGAGGCGCTGTCGAACTCGCATCTGAAAGGCGTGATCGTGACCCTCGGTGCCGACGGCTGCGAGGTCTGGCAGAAGGGCCAGCGCACGCACGTGGCCGGCGTGAAGGCATCCGAGGTCGTCGACCCGACGGGCTGCGGCGACGCCTTCCGCGGCGCCCTGCTCTACGGCCTGGAGCGCGGCTGGGAACTCACCCGCTGCGTCGAACTCGGCAACCGCATCGGTGCGCTGAAGATCGCCTGCCGCGGTGGGCAGAACCACGTCATCGACCGGGCAGCGCTCGGCCTCTGACGCAGCGAAGCGTCTCTCACTCGCGGCGCTGGCCTTCGGTCAGTGTGTCGAGCTGGAAGCGGCCGCTGCCGTCCATCAGCCACACGTCCAGATAACGCACACCGCCGCTGATGCGCGCAGGCACCGGCAAGGGCTGCGCGCGCTTGATCATCTCGCGCACAGCGGCCGTGACATCCGGGGCATGCGACGGCTCGCGGATCATGTTGACCTCCACCACCTGGCCTTGCCCGTCGATCACCGTCTCGACCACGGCCACTGCATGCAGCAGCGGAGGCAGCTTGCCGCGGTAGATGCGGTCGGGGTAGGCGTCATAGAGGTGGCGCGCGCCGTCCTGGCGATAGGTCTTGGCATCGGCCGCTTGAGAGGGCTTCACCGCTGCGACCTGCACCGGCTCCGACATGAAGGCGTTCTGAGCCTGCGCCGAGAACGCGACCACCAGCGCCGCGAGCGCGGCCACTGCATGGGTTGGCTGGATCGACTTCATCACTCACCTCCGAACGAAGCTGTCGTTCAAAAAGTGTAGGAAGCCGGTCTGGCGGCGTGCTGTGAGGAAATCACATTGCTGCGCCGCGTCTCATCTCGGTGGATGAAGGTTCGTGACGCAAGTCTCGGCCATAAAAAAACCCGGCCGGAGCCGGGTTTCGTCGAGAGACCTAGTCGCCTCAGGGCTTGGCGCCCGTCGGGAAAGGCCATGCAGCAGCGGGGCTGAGCGCAGTCTTGGCCGCCGGTGCTGCAGCGGGCTTCGCAGCAGCAGGGGCAGCAGGTGCGGCAGCGGCCTTCTTCGCAGCAGGCTTCTTCGCAGCCTTCTTCGCAGCAGGCTTCTTGGCCGCAGGCTTCTTCGCAGCCTTCTTCGCAGCAGGCTTCTTGGCAGCGGCCTTCTTGGCAGCCGGCTTCTTCGCAGCAGCCTTCTTGGCAGCCGGCTTCTTCGCAGCAGCCTTCTTGGCAGCCGGCTTCTTCGCCGCGGCCTTCTTGGCTGCCGGCTTCTTGGCGGCGACCTTCTTGGCTGCCGGCTTCTTGGCGGCGGCCTTCTTGGCTGCCGGCTTCTTCGCTGCAGCCTTCTTCGCTGCCGGCTTCTTCGCTGCGGCCTTCTTCGCCGCGGGCTTCTTGGCTGCGGCCTTTTTGGCGGCAGGTTTCTTTGCAGTTGCCATTACATTTCTCCTTGATCAAGTTGAAAAAGCACTGCGTTGCCCCGACGACGTGTCGACACTCCGCAGCTATTCACCGTCCGAAAGTCTGCCCAGGAGGGGCGCCCCGATCCGGTGAATGGGGTTGCGACGCACTGCTCACCGCTTCTGTGTCGGTGAATCGAATGCATCGCGAATCTTGATCTGCCACAAACGACCTGCTGCGCTTTGCCGCTCAGTGAAACGTCAATCCCACGAGAGCGCGCCACCCGATTGGTACTCGATGACGCGCGTCTCGAAGAAGTTGCGTTCCTTCTTCAGGTCAATCATTTCGCTCATCCATGGGAACGGGTTTTCCTCGTTCGGGAAGAGCTCTTCCAAACCGATCTGCGTTGCACGCCGGTTGGCGATGTAGCGCAGATAACCTTTGAACATCGATGCGTTGAGGCCAAGCACGCCGCGCGGCATGGTGTCTTCAGCGTAGCGATATTCCAACTCAACTGCTTTCATGAAAAGAGCCCGGATTTCCGCCTTGAATTCGGCCGTCCACAAATGCGGGTTCTCCAACTTGATCTGGTTGATGAGGTCGATGCCGAAGTTGCAGTGCATCGACTCGTCTCGCAGGATGTACTGGTACTGCTCGGCGGCGCCGGTCATCTTGTTCTGGCGGCCGAGCGCGAGGATCTGCGTGAAGCCGACGTAGAAGAAGAGGCCTTCCATCAGGCAGGCGAAGACGATCAGCGACTTGAGCAGCGTCTGGTCGTTGGCCGGCGTGCCGGTGTGGAAGTTGGCGTCCATGATCGCGTTGATGAACGGGATCAGGAACTCGTCCTTGTCGCGGATCGACTTGACTTCGTTGTAGGCGTTGAAGATCTCGCTCTCGTCGAGACCCAGCGACTCCACGATGTATTGATACGCGTGGGTGTGGATCGCCTCTTCGAAGGCCTGGCGCAGCAGGAACTGGCGGCACTCGGGCGCCGTGATGTGCCGGTAGGTGCCGAGCACGATGTTGTTGGCGGCCAGCGAATCGGCGGTGACGAAGAAGCCGAGGTTGCGCTTGATGATGCGACGCTCGTCTTCGGTCAGGCCGTTCGGGTCTTTCCAGGTCGCGATGTCGCGCGACATGTTCACTTCCTGCGGCATCCAGTGATTGGCGCAGGTGGCGAGGTACTTCTCCCAGGCCCACTTGTACTTGAAGGGGACGAGCTGGTTGACGTCGGTCTTGCCGTTGATGATGCGCTTGTCGGCGGCCTTCACCCGATGGGTGTCGGTGGTGCTCGTCGAAGCGGTGGAGACAGGTGCAATGGACTCTGCGAAGACCGGAGACGACACGGCCGCACGCGCTTGAACGGGGAGGCTCTGCGCGGGGTTCGTCTTGTGATTGCTCGAGGGCTTAAGGTCTTCTTCCCAAACCAACATGGTGGATTTCCTGTGCGGTTGAATTATCGGAGTGTTGTGTCTAAACACCAAGCACTTATTGACATTGCGGCCGCTTCGCTGTTGCTGTGTCGCATCGAAATTCGATGCTGCACAGCAACTCGCAAAGCGTTGATGAACTCGACGCGAGATGCATCGCGTCGCTCATCACGTCACTGACAAGCCTCGCACGTCGGGTCATCGATCGCACAGAACTTCACGTCGGTCGCGGGCTCCGCATCGACGCTCAATGCAGCCGGCATTGCAGCGACTGGTGCCGCAATCATCGACGACGAAGCACCACTCGACACCGCATTCAGCTGGCCCGCCTTCACCGTCGACTTCTCGGTCTGCGAAGCGCTGATCGTGCGCAGGTAGTAGGTGGTCTTGAGGCCACGCACCCAGGCGAGCTTGTAGGTCTCGTCGAGCTTCTTGCCCGAAGCGCCGGCCATGTAGATGTTGAGCGACTGGGCCTGGTCGATCCACTTCTGGCGGCGTGCCGCAGCTTCCACCAGCCACTGCGTCTCGACCTCGAAGGCGGTGGCGTAGAGGTCCTTCAGATCCTCAGGCACGCGGTCGATGCGGCGCAGCGAACCGTCGAAGTGCTTGAGGTCCATGACCATCACGTCGTCCCAGAGGTTGAGCTTCTTCAGGTCGCGCACGAGGTACTCGTTGACGACGGTGAACTCGCCCGACAGGTTGGACTTGACCGAGAGGTTGCCGAAGCTCGGCTCGATCGAGGCGCTGACGCCGATGATGTTGGAGATGGTCGCGGTCGGGGCGATGGCCACGCAGTTGGAGTTGCGCATGCCGTGCTCGCTGATGCGGCCGCGCAGCAGGCTCCAGTCGAGGCTGGTGCTGCGGTCGACGTCGACGTAGCCACCGCGTTGCTCGGCCAGCAGTTCGAGCGAGTCGATCGGCAGGATGCCGCGGTCCCACAGCGAGCCGCGGTAGCTGGAGTAGCGGCCCCGCTCCTGCGCCAGCTCGGTCGAGGCCCAGTAGGCGTAGTAGCAGACGGCTTCCATCGAACGGTCGGCGAACTCCACCGCCTCTTGCGAGGCGTAGGGCGTGCGCAACTCGTACAGCGCGTCCTGGAAGCCCATGATCCCCAGGCCCACCGGGCGGTGGCGCAGGTTGGAGTCGCGGGCCTTCTTGACGGCGTAGTAGTTGATGTCGATCACGTTGTCGAGCATGCGCATCGCGGTCGCGACCGTCTTCTTCAGCTTGGCGTGGTCGATGACCTTGCGACCGTCAGGCCCGTCCTTCAGGTGATGGACGAGGTTGACCGATCCCAGGTTGCAGACGGCGATCTCGCTCTCGTTGGTGTTGAGCGTGATCTCGGTGCAAAGGTTGCTGCTGTGCACCACGCCCACATGCTGCTGAGGCGAGCGCACGTTGCAGGCGTCCTTGAAGGTGATCCAGGGATGGCCCGTCTCGAACAGCATCGAGAGCATGCGGCGCCACAGGTCCTTGGCAGGCATCTTCTTGAAGAGCTTGATCTCGCCACGCGCAGCCTTGGCCTCGTAGGCGGTGTAGGCCTCTTCGAAGGCCTTGCCGAACTTGTCGTGCAGGTCGGGGCAGGTGGACGGCGAGAAGAGCGTCCAGTCGCCACCTTCCATCACGCGGCGCATGAACAGGTCGGGAATCCAGTTCGCCGTGTTCATGTCGTGGGTGCGGCGGCGGT
This genomic window contains:
- a CDS encoding ribonucleoside-diphosphate reductase subunit alpha translates to MQTVSTPSASTPSAPRTGTATAGAPVSAYQGYQIIRRNGAVVSFEPNKIAVALMKAFLAVHGTQGAASASVRETVDGLTESVVRALLRSRPGGGTFHIEDVQDHVELGLMRGGHHEVARAYVLYRERRSQERAKQGVPAVAAEPALFVTDGGQRVPLDMGRLQTLVESACEGLGADVKPDPILAETKRNLYDGVPMDEVHKAAILAARTLIEKDPGYTRATARLLLHTIRKEIIGEELLQSEMQTRYAEYFPTFIKKGVQAELLDEKLMQYDLAKLGAALKADRDLQFDYLGLQTLYDRYFLHVNDMRIEMPQAFYMRVAMGLALNEIDREARAIEFYEVLSTFDFMSSTPTLFNSGTHRSQLSSCYLTTVADDLDGIYEALKENALLSKFAGGLGNDWTNVRALGSHIKGTNGKSQGVVPFLKVVNDTAVAVNQGGKRKGAVCAYLESWHLDIEEFLELRKNTGDDRRRTHDMNTANWIPDLFMRRVMEGGDWTLFSPSTCPDLHDKFGKAFEEAYTAYEAKAARGEIKLFKKMPAKDLWRRMLSMLFETGHPWITFKDACNVRSPQQHVGVVHSSNLCTEITLNTNESEIAVCNLGSVNLVHHLKDGPDGRKVIDHAKLKKTVATAMRMLDNVIDINYYAVKKARDSNLRHRPVGLGIMGFQDALYELRTPYASQEAVEFADRSMEAVCYYAYWASTELAQERGRYSSYRGSLWDRGILPIDSLELLAEQRGGYVDVDRSTSLDWSLLRGRISEHGMRNSNCVAIAPTATISNIIGVSASIEPSFGNLSVKSNLSGEFTVVNEYLVRDLKKLNLWDDVMVMDLKHFDGSLRRIDRVPEDLKDLYATAFEVETQWLVEAAARRQKWIDQAQSLNIYMAGASGKKLDETYKLAWVRGLKTTYYLRTISASQTEKSTVKAGQLNAVSSGASSSMIAAPVAAMPAALSVDAEPATDVKFCAIDDPTCEACQ